The Sebastes umbrosus isolate fSebUmb1 chromosome 10, fSebUmb1.pri, whole genome shotgun sequence nucleotide sequence AATCTGTAGAAGTACTTGCACAGAAAGTGGTTCATAACTGCCTGAGGCCCGCCGGCGATCCTGACCGACTTTATTGTGGGAATGCTGAATCAGCACATCATGTATGTAACAACACAAAGTAAATCTAGAAAACTATGTTTTGATTGAATGAGGAAAGTAATCACATtactcatttacattttactaAGTTACTCTCTGAAAGGCACATTAATCCTTATACCGTGTTAGATAGTTACATGTACATGTTCAACAGGAAAATCCATTAGTGGGGCTAATAGCAGGTCTTCAGAGAGCTCCAGGTCCAGTCAGGTAGGTGGGGAGTGATTGAGGGAAGGCCAGGGGACAGTATGATGGAGTTGTCAGTGTAGTCATAtaattgtgtgaatgctgtacagcttcttcttcttctcctcctcgtccttcCTTCTTTTCCAAAGGAAGTCTATGGAAATAATCTTCAAATCCTCTTAAACCTACTGCACTTTGAACTTCAACTGCTTCCACAAAGTTTCAGCTACAGACACCATTTCAATTTTGAACGGGTTACAAGACTTTGAACTATTAAACTGTCGGTCAGCTTTTTGATATCTGTTACAGTTTTTGAATGATCAGTTTAAATTGCATGCTTTTttcagatgcacacacacacactcaggactTGGAGATTTTCAGGCAAAGAGCCTTTTCCTATCCGTCTCATCAACTCTCACtgtatgttaacaggaaactaggGATGGAcctaatatttcaaaataaaagttaattcTACCCAAATACTACATTCTAACAACTTAAAGGTTCATTCCACCAAAATACTTTCTGTCCAACGACTTATAGTTGTAAAGGTTCATTCCATCCAAATTCTACTTTCTAGAAGTCTATTCACtgcatcactgtaaagctgagactcttgtggatccaatgagcccagttgtttccatgtgtgatgatgttagtccccatagtagtcATTTCACATAGTGAAACAATTTTTGGggaatttgacctcactgtgtaaaatgacgtttggtgacctctaggataatcacagcctcatgaaacttgacaaccacaaactagagacctaggggcattcagaggatggatggctttcctaggtagattagATAGataggtttctgagcagtttccaggaCAGGAGCGCTCACCATCCAATTGCAGAAAAACGCAATTCTTGTAGAAATCTCagaatgtcaaaagtttttgataccaaatcacagcatggctttttctatggtgttcctcaaggtctttgtgtcttaatgtggtgttttggagagattattgatcattttttatcaattttcaagtggtaaaaaatgtttaaatttagcaccaaatctgtgtaacaaatggtatcaacccaaaaattgctgcaacaacttatgagacataaccaAGCacgggaatggccatcatatacttctgtcactctttctatttattttaattatttaatttgtttatttctatttcatgACTAGATCAACTAGACACACAGTGCTGTGCTGCAtcttaaattaatcttcaggttcccagctttcagatgatgtacaccacttctatgtgacatctactgctgacctgctatctccccctaaagaccccctgtcctccctaaaaaaagacaaaaatgggtctagaAACGTGTCACTATTGTATATTCTCAAATATCCTCTATTCTAACACTGacatattttgaacagatttgtGAACCACAATATGAGAATTGTCAGAATGCAGTTACATGGAGTGATTATACATGTTATTGAATTATTGGGTGCTCAACCCTGAATATGATCTTATGTCTGGACCAAGCCATTTAgttaaatacacacaatacatTGTGGAAACACCCAACtcaaaaataacttctttaataatgtaaaataaaataatcttctCAAGCCAGACAAAGAATTCAAGTTCATTTAATGTGACAACGATCCAACCCACgtttttaaacatattaaaaaaaaaaatggctcaGTCAGCTTTTAATTCATTAGTGGCATTATTCATTATGTCTTATTCAGGAATAAATATTCTAACAATTCAAATAACATCCACAAGTAACCTGAACTTTAAGAATTCTTACTCattcaataaaagaaaaaagctttcatcatataaaaacatgataaactgtaaaaagataaatacagtACAAATCTTATGTCATCTGAAAGTGAAGCTCTATCAGGTCCATCACCAAATAAAATTGAAATTATGACATCAGCATCAATACAGCATTCAAGGAGGTTACCGTTGTGCAAATGATACAGAATTGACATGTTTTTCTTCCCCTTTATCACACCAGTATACAGTACTGGGTCCAAAAGTGTTGATGTATAAGTATAGCTTTTCAGTGTCTTACAGTGGGACTAAGATAGGGTATGGGTTCTCCCTTCTAACCTGTGATAATGAAACGTATTATGGTAGAGCAACTTGAACTTTAAACCTTGAAAAAGAACTAATAACCACTTGTGAACCCCCTCAGTTCATACTGCATTTAACAGCTGACCCCATTCACCCTAACCATATTAATGCAACGTAAATGCTTCAAAACATAGTGTAAACTTTGCTGTATTTAATTGCAAAATAATCACCTTAAGCTTCCACTGGAAGAGGCATCCCTTTAAATGCATCGATCAGATGGCTCAGTGGTGAGGATAAAATACCTGGAAAAGAAGATACTTTTAGTGATATGAAAAGGAAAAAGTAACTAAAAGACTATAACGCCTTGAAGCATGCACAAtaaagtgctccagggatgacgtgtttttgtaggccaaccaggaagttagcatcaccctgggttccctcaacaaaaagacaatgggatttttccattgggtttcggattattgcagaaaataagttcTGTGGCAAACAAGCATTTATGATACTTAGATAATTTCAGGAATGTATTTAAAAGAAGTGCTGGCACTAGATCTAAAAACACAAACTCACGTATCCACcagattgtgtttgtgtgtaacggGTTAACCTACCTTTACTTTAGTGTGTCGAGTGAGATGGAAGACTTCCTCTGCCAGGTTTGAACTGAAGGACTCTTTGCCGTGACAGTCTGAACTGAGGCCATCTATAAGACTGGCTGTGCCTGCTGAGGTAGTGTTGTATCCACTGtccacctgaacacacacaaaaagcaaaTATTCAATTAGACAAACATACCAATATGAAATGACAAATAAGAAATCATTCATTGAAGAGTAAGTTAGTAGCTCTTAGTTTTTGCCTGGATGAAATTGCTCACACAAACCTGCATGCTGGAATCGTAGCGTATGCTGCTTCCCTCTGCCAGAAGAGATACAAACATATGAGAGTTCTCCGTTACTGACACATTGCCCATACGAGAGCTGGTCAGCTGTCCCGAAAGCCCTCcgccttcctcctcttcatcctctatCCTCCCTTCTATCTCTGCCTCCTTGCCCTCCTCCATTTTCATGGGTTCCATAGGATCCAGGCTAACTCTCTCAGTGTCAGCGGGGTGAGCGTCGCAGGCCAGAGGTGAAGCTGGATCTAGTTCCATAGGGGGGAGAGAAGTGGACGAAGACGAGGAGGTGGGTGAGGAGAAGGGGTGTTGGTGCTCAGCCTCCTGGTTGTCTATGAGCTTAGGGTTGAGGATCGGTGAGATGAGGGGAGGGGATGCCCAGCAGCGGACTCTGGGCCGGGGCTTGGGTCTGCCGTTGTGCTGGGGCTCGTTGTGGCAATGGAGCTGGTGTGGGGAGCAGCTACGAATGGGAGAGCAACCCTCGACAAAAGGACTCACATTGCAGGGAGTGACATGTGTGTCCAGCGGAGCACCGCGTGGAGTCAAATTGCTCGGCTGCTTCCTCTCAGCTAAAGAAAGAACACAGATTGAGAATCAGTTTGAAGAGAAACTTAGTTAACATCGCACTGATTTCGCACATATTTGCCCattaccatgttgataagagtattaaatacttgcatactacattttgaacagataaattatCTACCTGAGCATATGGGTGTGCGTGCTGCATGTGCAACAATAGGAGAAATTGTGGGGGAGACGAGGCCAGCAGGAGACGACCTATCAGGGAACAGAGGACTGGTGATGCTGCCGAGGCTGCAGTCCCGGAAGCAGCCATGCTGGATGGGACTGGACGAGAACTGACCCTACAGTAAAGACAATGCACATACATGTTTGTAGTTACGCTACTGCTTTTGAGAAGGACCGAAATCTGCAGTTCTCTAGCAAGAAAAGGATTAGTCAATTAACAGAAGATGTATTACCGAaataattatcattttgcttcCCTACACTTTTCTACTCACCGTCGAGGGAGTCGGAACTGACACACCACAGGACAAAGGGGAGCAAAAGATAGACAATATAGCTTCTCCGTCAGAACTTGCAACCCCTCCTACAGCTCCCTCTACTCGGTTTAGAGACGTCCTCTCCTGAGTGGCATGGCTTCTCTCTGGGCTTGGCGGGCTGGAGCTGTCAGAACCACTGTAAGTGCCCTGGCCATCGAGGAAGAGTTTTCGTCTTAGGGAGGAAGAACTGAGACTCTCCTGCACGGCGTCACACGCTACCTCGTCGCGGTAATAATCCCCTGAGGAGAGGGAACAAACAGACAGATTAACATGGTGACTTGATATTACAATACTCTGTCATAACACACTCTGTAGGCATCTATTAGAGACTTACCTAGTATTTTCTCCAAATCAAAAGCCAAAGGTAACGAAAGCGTTGTCTGACAAGCAACTGTAAAAGAAACATAATAAAGATAGCTCAAAAACACGTTAGTAGATAGTGAAGGGAAGACAAAAGAGATGGGGCACTGTTTGTAGAAGTCAAACCCTCTCAAAGAACACACCGACCTGAGATCTTTTCTGGCTCCTCTGCAATCATTGAAGACTTGGAACCTACAAGTGCAAAAGACACAATACAGTAACATGAACATGAAATGCTTGAATAATGTATAAAAccacaataaacaaaaatgcaGGAAGGAAAATTACTACATAATACTTTTAGGAGTTAAAAAGTAATATACACATTAAGATAAACTTACTTTTCATATACATCTGAGGGGCTTTACGGCTGTCTGGTGCTGCCCAGGGCGAAGGCACAATGGCTCCTTTGGTGAAAAACTTTATTGGGAAACAGACAAATGAAttacaaaatgaataaacaaatcattaataaatgaacTTCTCTATCATTAAACAATGTGATTAGACTTGATTAGAATCCCATACCTGCTCAATGGCACTCTGACGCTTTTCCTCAATGTCAGAATCCATCCTAGATGTTTGGAAGAAAGGATTTGTGacttaataatacatttatttgcagtAATAAATGTTATAAATTGTAAAGTGCTTTTCTCGAACCAAAgtagcagacaaaaacaagaacatcaggcataaaaacacataacattgCAGGAAGCGATGGGGGCAGATGACAAGATTTCTAACAGCTGTTGTTAAAAGCATGTTGTTTGATGGTGATGAAAAGATGTGTTTTAAGAAGTTTCTTAAAGCTAAGGTGACTGGGTGCAATCATGAGCTTaaattaaactttattagaatcATCATATACATAAACTGTAGGTacatttgacctctgcatttaatccATCCTAAGCagttaggagcagtgggctgctctgaagcgcccggggagcaacttggggttcagtgtcttgctcaaggacactttgacatgcagacagtaggagccggggatcgaatcGCAAACCCTGTgcttaaaggacgacccgctcaacccactgagctacagccacccCGTTTTTCAGGCAGAGTATCTCAGAGTCGGGGGGCATTGCAGCAGAAGGCTCTGTTGCCCATAGTTTTCAGCTGAATGTGTTCACAGAGATAATGGGGCGCAGATCCATGAGCAGCTTTGTAGGTTAACGTTAGGACTTTGTACTCAATGCGGGAGGGAACATGAAGTAAGAAGAAAAATTGGAGTTATATGTTGATGTGGGGACGTGCATGTGAGAACTCCCTGCCAGTGCCATCTTTGACTTGCTCTCTGCATTTCATACATCAGGATGGGCTTACCTCTTCAAGCAAGTTCAGTTTTGTCACAATGTCATCCTTATAAGCTGCATATCTACCAAGACTACTGTGTTTCAGTACAAACCTTGTCTGGCTGAGGTAAAAAGACTGTCGTTGGATTTCCTCTTGGTCTATGTGTACTGGGAGCAGACTGGCCATTTCATCAATTGACCAGTTAAACTTGGGTGGAGTCtgagggagagacagatgaGGAAGTGAATAAAAGACTATAAATCTATATAATACTctaaatctactgttacggatatgtgcaataacatatgctgatcactctgtgcaataattatatgatgctgtgcaataattatataattatctgacagacactttgtgcaataatctggcaaaactgtcacatcatcaatatacatattgtatttttatatttattatatatccctctcttttattatattaccttttcattagcacctatgggattttcacaatctaatttcattgtactacacaatgacaataaagggcttgaatcttgaatctacaTATCATCAGTAGAGCCAAACATGTGGACATTAAAcagcatttatatatatatatatgccgcAAGAGATGTGTCACCTAGTAGTAGGTCTAAGGACTCTTTGTTGCTCCCGCGATGTCTT carries:
- the bora gene encoding protein aurora borealis; translation: MMDHVELTSEITPETPGRPSIRNPFESPNDYHHLRETLVPSPSVFKSKPCKATPPKFNWSIDEMASLLPVHIDQEEIQRQSFYLSQTRMDSDIEEKRQSAIEQFFTKGAIVPSPWAAPDSRKAPQMYMKSSKSSMIAEEPEKISVACQTTLSLPLAFDLEKILGDYYRDEVACDAVQESLSSSSLRRKLFLDGQGTYSGSDSSSPPSPERSHATQERTSLNRVEGAVGGVASSDGEAILSIFCSPLSCGVSVPTPSTGQFSSSPIQHGCFRDCSLGSITSPLFPDRSSPAGLVSPTISPIVAHAARTPICSAERKQPSNLTPRGAPLDTHVTPCNVSPFVEGCSPIRSCSPHQLHCHNEPQHNGRPKPRPRVRCWASPPLISPILNPKLIDNQEAEHQHPFSSPTSSSSSTSLPPMELDPASPLACDAHPADTERVSLDPMEPMKMEEGKEAEIEGRIEDEEEEGGGLSGQLTSSRMGNVSVTENSHMFVSLLAEGSSIRYDSSMQVDSGYNTTSAGTASLIDGLSSDCHGKESFSSNLAEEVFHLTRHTKVKVFYPHH